The stretch of DNA TATATATTTCAGATTTAGGTAAGAATGGCGTTTATAAGTATCAATTAGACCATAATAAAAAGGATTACAGATTAGTTACACCTTCTATTATCAAAATGACAGACCATGCTGGTCCTAGACATTTTTCTTTAACAAAAGATGGTCAATTTATATATATTATAAATGAATATGCAAATACGATTACATCTGGAAAAAAGACAGATAATGGGTTTGAATTGTTAGAAAACACCTCAACTTTAGATGATGGCTTTAAAGGAGCAAGTTATTGCGCAGATATCCATTTGTCAAAGAATGAAGATTTCTTATATGGTTCCAATAGAGGTGAAAACTCTATGGCTGTTTTTAAAAGGAACCCATCGGATGGGACTATTGAAAAAACACAAAATATAAGTGTTTATGGAGATTGGCCTAGAAACTTTACATTAGATCCTACAGGTAAATTTATGCTAGTAGCAAATCAAAAAAGCCACAATATTTCGGTTTTTAAAATTAATAAAGAAAACGGTAAACTTACATTTCTGCATTCCACAGATTTACCTTCTCCCGTTTGTCTATTATTTTAACCGAAAATGAGATGAAATTTGTCCAGATAAAGCACTTTTTGAAAGGCATAGCATCGCTACGAATAATAAAAGTAACGAAATATAAGCGGATTTTAGCCATTCCTACCTGCCGGCAGGCAGGTTTTAGGAAATAGAAAAAGTCAAGAAGAGTTCAATAAAAAATTCGAATTATAATTAAAAAATATAGTATCTTTGC from Flavivirga spongiicola encodes:
- a CDS encoding lactonase family protein, which encodes MKFKLFLLCLSICLLNCANPNTSLYVGTYTDGDSEGIYQFQFNTETGELTNKQLAAISENPSYLTYSPDKNYVYAVNENEDGTTSSFKVEDDNRLTSLNIVSTHGAHPCHISVNESGDKAIASNYTGGNASIYTIKNDGSLNDSFQILNHNIDSIVSHAHSAQFHKDNLYISDLGKNGVYKYQLDHNKKDYRLVTPSIIKMTDHAGPRHFSLTKDGQFIYIINEYANTITSGKKTDNGFELLENTSTLDDGFKGASYCADIHLSKNEDFLYGSNRGENSMAVFKRNPSDGTIEKTQNISVYGDWPRNFTLDPTGKFMLVANQKSHNISVFKINKENGKLTFLHSTDLPSPVCLLF